One window of the Misgurnus anguillicaudatus chromosome 8, ASM2758022v2, whole genome shotgun sequence genome contains the following:
- the coq7 gene encoding 5-demethoxyubiquinone hydroxylase, mitochondrial, whose protein sequence is MQRAVNCAARHDYGRLFCPSYVRKCLAVNRVNGSVLSRRYSVLPPPLDEEEKAMLASMLRVDHAGEYGANRIYAGQMAVLGRTQTGALIQHMWDQEKIHLEKFNEILGEQRVRPTLMLPLWNISGFLLGACTALLGKEGAMACTVAVEESISEHYNSQIRTLMEVDPERYKELLQVIKEFRDDELEHHDTGLENDAESVPGYLVLKTLIQTGCKAAIYISQRI, encoded by the exons ATGCAGAGAGCCGTGAACTGTGCTGCGAGACACGACTACGGGCGATTGTTCTGTCCGTCGTACGTACGAAAATGTTTAGCTGTAAACAG AGTAAATGGGTCCGTGTTAAGTAGAAGATACAGTGTCCTTCCTCCACCACTTGATGAAGAGGAGAAGGCCATGTTGGCGAGTATGCTAAGGGTTGACCACGCAGGAGAGTATGGAGCCAATCGTATCTACGCTGGGCAGATGGCTGTTCTCGGAAGAACTCAGACAGGTGCTCTAATCCAG CATATGTGGGACCAAGAGAAAATCCATTTGGAGAAGTTTAATGAGATCTTGGGTGAGCAACGGGTCCGACCGACATTAATGTTGCCACTGTGGAACATCTCGGGGTTTCTATTAG GGGCCTGCACTGCTCTTCTAGGTAAAGAAGGGGCTATGGCCTGCACTGTTGCGGTAGAGGAAAGCATCTCTGAGCATTACAACAGCCAAATCCGAACGCTGATGGAGGTCGATCCGGAGAGATATAAAGAGCTACTTCAG GTCATTAAAGAATTTCGTGATGATGAATTGGAACACCACGACACAGGATTGGAGAATGATGCTGAATCT GTGCCAGGATATTTGGTTTTGAAAACACTCATACAAACCGGCTGTAAAGCTGCCATCTATATTTCTCAGCGTATATAA